In Hwangdonia lutea, a single window of DNA contains:
- a CDS encoding FAD-dependent oxidoreductase, with amino-acid sequence MKKAIVIGAGPAGLSCAYELSKKGVDVIVFEASNHVGGMSRSFNLWGQIVDLGPHRFFSKQKEVNAFFNALVKDDFTLVNRQTRIFYNGKYFQYPLKFGNVLKNLSFVTIFQILWHYIVRVLFPIKNPKNLEEWISNRFGKKLYTIFFKNYSEKLWGIKCTQIDADWAAQRIKTLSLVQAVFSSIFNNKGNKHKTLVDQFAYPNNGTGTLYERAAESIKKENGKIVFNKPVKRVLLNKSNKKVRGVELVDGSVFEADYVISTMPLTNLVNGFDQVPGKVKNAIDSLYFRNTILVYFEVDTKDLFTDNWLYIHAPEVKLGRVTNFRNWCPTLTKDKNTSILALEFWCFEKDKIWSANDNDLIKMAKEELSVINLIPKKDKIINSRVIRVPKCYPVYETGYMNKLDIVKDYLKDIEGLMPIGRYGAFKYNNQDHSILMGLLAANKITNNNQIDLWKVNTDTEYQEDGKIKDVLIY; translated from the coding sequence ATGAAAAAGGCTATTGTTATTGGTGCTGGTCCCGCAGGACTTAGTTGCGCGTACGAGTTAAGCAAAAAAGGCGTCGATGTAATAGTTTTTGAAGCTAGCAACCACGTGGGCGGCATGTCTAGGAGTTTTAATTTATGGGGGCAAATAGTAGATTTAGGTCCACATCGTTTTTTTTCAAAACAAAAAGAGGTAAATGCTTTTTTTAATGCGTTGGTAAAAGATGATTTTACGCTTGTAAATAGGCAAACACGAATATTTTATAATGGTAAATATTTTCAGTATCCATTAAAATTTGGGAATGTTTTAAAAAATTTATCATTTGTCACTATTTTTCAAATTCTTTGGCATTATATAGTTAGAGTGTTATTTCCCATAAAAAACCCAAAAAATTTAGAAGAATGGATAAGCAACAGGTTTGGAAAAAAACTATATACTATATTTTTTAAAAATTACAGCGAAAAACTTTGGGGTATAAAATGCACCCAAATTGATGCAGATTGGGCAGCACAAAGAATAAAAACACTGTCGTTAGTTCAAGCTGTATTTTCTTCAATATTCAATAACAAAGGTAACAAACATAAAACATTGGTCGATCAATTTGCCTACCCCAACAATGGCACTGGCACATTATATGAGCGCGCAGCGGAATCAATAAAAAAGGAAAATGGAAAAATAGTATTTAACAAGCCTGTAAAAAGAGTTTTACTTAATAAATCCAATAAAAAGGTTCGCGGTGTAGAATTGGTTGATGGTTCTGTTTTTGAAGCAGATTACGTTATTTCAACAATGCCATTAACCAATTTGGTAAATGGATTTGATCAGGTTCCTGGAAAGGTAAAAAACGCCATTGATTCACTTTATTTTAGAAATACCATCTTAGTATATTTTGAAGTAGACACAAAAGATCTGTTTACAGATAACTGGTTATATATACACGCCCCAGAAGTTAAATTAGGAAGAGTTACAAATTTTAGAAATTGGTGTCCAACTTTAACCAAAGATAAAAACACCTCTATTTTAGCTTTAGAATTTTGGTGTTTTGAAAAAGACAAAATCTGGAGTGCGAACGACAATGACCTGATAAAAATGGCTAAGGAAGAACTTTCTGTTATCAACCTTATTCCTAAAAAAGATAAAATCATCAATTCTAGAGTTATTCGAGTGCCAAAATGTTACCCTGTTTATGAAACCGGATATATGAACAAATTAGATATAGTTAAAGATTATTTAAAAGATATTGAAGGTTTAATGCCTATTGGCCGTTACGGGGCTTTTAAGTATAATAATCAAGATCACTCTATTTTAATGGGGCTTTTAGCGGCCAATAAAATCACAAATAACAATCAAATAGATTTATGGAAGGTAAATACGGATACTGAATATCAAGAGGACGGTAAAATAAAGGATGTATTAATATACTAG
- a CDS encoding two-component regulator propeller domain-containing protein has translation MIKRLAVFTLFLLPLLLSAQDFSALWQGHFSYNTIKDVVKGNNKIYAASDNAIFSLDLQTNELSTLTTVNGLSGETISTIYYSDVYKLLLIGYENGLIEIAFDDDDDILSVVDIIEKPTIPPTSKKINHFKDYNNVVYVSTNYGVSVFNMERLEFGDTYFIGGSGGQTRVNQTAILGDYIYAACVDGNGLKKAQITSPNLIDYQNWQTVTNGDFLAVETVENSLYALRTNSRMYRVVNDVLTEVFQFPNMPVDVKAVSDRLLVTTQNSVYMYDSGFNALAQADVNSTFNTAFTSAVFHLDSMYIGTKDFGVLKTSVSNPTEYEEIHPEGPLLNIPFSIQSGENELWVTFGEYDLFYNPYGLNSRGISYFKDDSWINTPYEDVLDAKCLSTISINPSNNNQVFIGSFFSGLLEVNDGIPTTLYNETNSGLESLVLPSNPNYVDIRVGATVFDKNGVLWTLTSQVENALKSFNPSNNQWQSYSFKKFRTELGYPKIVIGNDNTKWIAGYWNGVIGFNENNGTPLLKNINSEESNMPAHNVRAIAIDKRNQLWVGTERGLRVIYNTSNFFTEENIRAEEIIIEEGGIAKELLFEQNITDIEVDGSNNKWIGTTDSGLFYFSADGQKTIFHFTKTNSPLPSNTINDVSLDPSNGIVYIATNKGLVSFQSGGSSPLNDLESAYAYPNPVRPTFNIVDEKVKIKDISENVNIKITDIEGNLVAEAQSRNNLRYSGYNLEIDGGTAYWNGKNLANNVVASGVYLVMLSDLDTFETKVLKLMVVR, from the coding sequence ATGATTAAAAGACTTGCTGTATTTACACTGTTTTTATTACCATTGCTGCTTTCTGCCCAGGATTTCTCGGCACTTTGGCAAGGTCATTTTTCATACAATACCATTAAGGACGTTGTAAAGGGCAACAACAAAATTTATGCAGCTTCAGATAATGCTATTTTTAGTTTAGATTTACAAACTAACGAGTTAAGCACACTTACTACCGTTAATGGATTGTCCGGCGAAACTATTTCAACCATATATTATAGCGATGTTTATAAGTTGTTGCTTATTGGCTACGAAAATGGTTTAATTGAAATTGCTTTTGATGATGATGACGATATTCTCTCCGTTGTCGATATTATTGAGAAACCAACTATTCCGCCAACCAGCAAAAAAATTAATCATTTTAAGGATTATAATAATGTGGTTTATGTGTCTACCAATTATGGTGTTTCTGTATTTAATATGGAGCGCTTAGAATTTGGCGACACCTATTTTATAGGAGGCTCAGGCGGTCAAACGCGAGTTAATCAAACCGCTATTTTAGGCGATTATATTTACGCAGCATGTGTAGATGGTAACGGATTGAAAAAAGCACAAATAACTAGCCCTAATTTAATTGATTACCAAAATTGGCAAACGGTAACCAATGGCGATTTTTTGGCCGTTGAAACTGTAGAAAATAGCTTATATGCACTTAGAACCAACAGCAGAATGTATCGTGTGGTAAACGATGTTTTAACTGAGGTGTTTCAGTTTCCAAATATGCCCGTTGATGTAAAGGCAGTTAGCGATAGACTATTGGTTACAACACAAAACAGTGTTTATATGTACGATAGTGGTTTTAATGCTTTAGCTCAAGCTGATGTAAATAGTACCTTTAATACAGCATTTACATCGGCTGTTTTTCATTTAGATTCCATGTATATAGGCACCAAAGATTTTGGTGTTTTAAAAACGTCGGTTTCAAATCCTACCGAATATGAGGAAATTCATCCCGAAGGTCCGCTGTTAAACATCCCGTTTTCAATTCAATCTGGCGAAAACGAATTGTGGGTTACCTTTGGTGAGTACGACTTATTTTATAACCCATACGGTTTAAATAGTAGAGGCATTAGCTACTTTAAAGACGATAGTTGGATCAATACGCCCTATGAAGATGTTTTGGACGCAAAGTGTTTATCTACTATTTCTATAAACCCGAGTAATAACAATCAAGTCTTTATAGGTTCTTTTTTTAGTGGACTTTTAGAGGTAAATGATGGTATTCCTACTACACTTTATAACGAAACAAATAGTGGTTTGGAATCATTGGTGTTGCCTTCAAACCCCAATTATGTCGATATTAGAGTTGGAGCAACAGTATTTGATAAAAACGGAGTTTTATGGACACTTACAAGTCAAGTTGAAAACGCTTTAAAATCATTTAACCCAAGTAACAATCAATGGCAATCCTATAGTTTTAAAAAATTCAGAACAGAATTAGGCTATCCTAAAATTGTAATTGGAAACGATAACACCAAATGGATAGCGGGATACTGGAATGGTGTTATTGGATTTAATGAAAACAACGGCACACCGTTGTTAAAAAACATAAACAGTGAGGAGAGTAATATGCCAGCCCATAATGTAAGGGCGATTGCCATAGATAAAAGAAATCAGTTGTGGGTAGGAACAGAACGGGGATTACGAGTTATTTACAACACCTCAAATTTCTTTACCGAAGAAAATATTCGCGCCGAGGAAATAATTATAGAAGAAGGCGGCATCGCAAAAGAGTTATTGTTTGAGCAAAACATTACAGACATTGAAGTTGACGGCTCCAACAATAAATGGATTGGAACTACCGATTCCGGACTGTTTTATTTTTCTGCTGATGGCCAAAAAACCATATTTCATTTTACAAAAACCAATTCGCCTTTACCATCAAATACCATAAACGATGTCTCATTAGACCCTTCAAACGGCATTGTTTACATCGCAACAAACAAAGGCTTGGTGTCTTTTCAGTCGGGTGGCTCAAGTCCGTTAAACGATTTAGAAAGCGCTTATGCCTATCCAAATCCGGTAAGACCAACCTTTAATATTGTTGATGAAAAAGTGAAAATCAAGGATATTTCAGAAAATGTAAATATAAAAATTACAGATATCGAGGGGAATCTGGTAGCCGAGGCACAATCCAGAAACAATCTGCGATACAGCGGTTACAATCTCGAAATTGATGGAGGAACAGCCTATTGGAACGGAAAAAACCTTGCCAACAATGTCGTGGCTTCCGGCGTTTATCTTGTTATGTTATCGGATTTGGATACCTTTGAAACCAAAGTGTTGAAATTAATGGTTGTTAGATAA
- a CDS encoding YtxH domain-containing protein codes for MSNNGNTVLGILAGTAVGAVLGILFAPDKGSNTRQRISDEAQLAKQRLAETATELKEQVVSTATTKKASIDEQVDSIISNASYKADDVISSLERKLKDLKAKNKKFQKTS; via the coding sequence ATGAGTAATAACGGAAATACAGTATTAGGAATATTAGCAGGAACAGCCGTAGGCGCCGTATTAGGTATTCTATTTGCACCAGACAAAGGCAGCAATACCAGACAGCGAATAAGCGACGAAGCGCAATTAGCCAAACAAAGATTAGCCGAAACAGCAACGGAGCTCAAAGAGCAAGTCGTATCGACAGCGACGACCAAAAAAGCTTCTATCGACGAACAGGTTGATTCTATAATTTCAAATGCGAGCTATAAGGCCGACGATGTTATTTCATCTTTAGAGCGAAAGTTAAAAGATTTAAAAGCAAAAAATAAAAAGTTTCAAAAAACATCATAA
- the recO gene encoding DNA repair protein RecO — MLLSTNAIVLSKLKYRDNDLIVKCYTEQLGLVSFLLRGVFKSKKGSSKIAYFQLLSQLQLQIDYKENRSLQRIKEVKLHQLYTSLHANIYKSSIVMFLAEVLANTLKEEEQNNNLFSYIETTLLWLDAQSEYSNFHLLFLLNLTKYLGFYPEEIYSSYNYFNLLDGKFETKQYGKYTVSGENLTLLKTLLGTTFDGLSSVKINAKQRQSFLSMILLYFELHLGSFKTPKSLQIFNQVFS, encoded by the coding sequence ATGCTACTTTCCACAAATGCCATTGTATTATCCAAATTAAAGTACCGCGATAACGACTTAATCGTAAAATGCTATACCGAGCAATTGGGCTTGGTTAGTTTTCTGTTAAGAGGTGTGTTTAAAAGCAAAAAAGGAAGCTCTAAAATCGCATATTTTCAGCTATTATCGCAATTACAATTACAGATTGATTATAAAGAAAACCGTTCTTTACAACGTATAAAAGAGGTTAAGCTACATCAATTGTACACCAGTTTGCACGCTAATATTTATAAAAGCTCCATTGTTATGTTTTTGGCTGAGGTTTTGGCAAACACCTTAAAAGAAGAAGAGCAAAACAACAACTTATTTAGTTATATCGAAACCACCTTATTGTGGCTCGATGCACAGTCAGAATACTCAAACTTTCATTTGCTTTTTTTACTAAACCTCACCAAATATTTAGGTTTTTATCCCGAAGAAATTTATAGTTCATACAATTACTTTAATTTATTAGATGGTAAATTTGAAACCAAACAATATGGAAAATATACCGTGTCTGGAGAAAATTTAACACTTTTAAAAACCCTATTGGGCACAACATTTGATGGCTTATCTTCAGTGAAAATTAACGCAAAACAAAGACAATCGTTTTTAAGTATGATTTTGCTTTATTTTGAATTACATTTGGGCAGTTTTAAAACCCCAAAATCACTCCAGATTTTTAATCAAGTTTTTAGTTAA
- a CDS encoding DinB family protein: MDFTFRVLNNTRSILAKIIDDNSLKDLNKIPKGFNNNIIWNIAHIVVSEQLLAYKLSGLPSVLSDEMINKYRKGTKPEGELNQDEVNQIKGLLLSTLENTKTDYKNGVFKSFNAYTVSTTGNTLNNIDEALQFILTHEGIHYGYVLALLKAVKN; this comes from the coding sequence ATGGATTTTACCTTCCGAGTTTTAAATAACACACGATCTATTTTAGCAAAAATAATTGACGATAATTCCTTAAAGGATTTGAATAAAATACCTAAAGGCTTTAATAATAATATAATTTGGAATATTGCCCATATTGTGGTTTCAGAGCAATTGTTGGCGTATAAACTGTCGGGTTTGCCATCTGTACTTTCAGATGAAATGATTAACAAATATAGAAAAGGCACCAAACCCGAGGGCGAGCTTAACCAAGACGAGGTAAACCAAATAAAAGGCTTGTTGCTTTCAACATTGGAAAACACAAAAACCGATTATAAAAATGGTGTTTTTAAAAGCTTTAATGCGTATACGGTTTCTACAACCGGAAATACATTAAATAACATTGATGAAGCCTTGCAATTTATTCTCACCCACGAAGGCATTCACTATGGCTATGTTTTGGCACTTTTAAAAGCGGTTAAAAACTAG
- a CDS encoding DUF3298 and DUF4163 domain-containing protein, protein MFKNKYLLLTCVFYMFFSCKTDKPINFTETNITSENNQIVEINIPLANTDNDAAKSINAATKDYVIKALQIGESNNTTEKSVEESIEDFNQEYTDFINDFPESTQKWEAQIDGEVIFKAQDIISISLTSYTNTGGAHGNLNISFLNFDTSTGKLLDTNALFTDIEGFKSMAKKHFEASIKDKDLLLDPETFQLPENIGYSDDGIILLYNTYEIAPYSSGILEFSIPFEDAKPYLVFNRF, encoded by the coding sequence ATGTTTAAAAATAAATACCTTTTATTGACCTGTGTTTTTTATATGTTTTTCAGCTGTAAAACAGATAAACCAATCAACTTTACAGAAACAAACATTACTTCGGAAAACAATCAGATTGTTGAAATTAACATCCCTTTAGCCAATACCGATAATGATGCTGCTAAATCCATAAATGCAGCTACTAAAGACTATGTGATTAAAGCACTGCAAATAGGAGAATCTAACAATACAACTGAAAAATCTGTTGAAGAAAGCATTGAAGATTTCAACCAAGAGTACACCGATTTTATAAATGACTTTCCGGAAAGCACCCAAAAATGGGAGGCCCAAATTGATGGTGAAGTTATTTTTAAAGCGCAAGATATAATAAGCATTTCGCTAACGAGTTATACCAATACTGGCGGCGCGCATGGAAACTTAAATATTTCCTTTTTAAATTTTGATACTTCTACAGGGAAATTGCTTGATACCAACGCATTATTTACAGACATTGAAGGTTTTAAATCCATGGCCAAAAAGCATTTTGAGGCATCAATAAAAGACAAGGATCTGCTATTAGACCCTGAAACTTTTCAGCTTCCTGAAAACATAGGATATAGTGACGACGGTATTATACTACTTTACAACACCTACGAAATCGCACCATATTCATCTGGTATTTTAGAATTCAGCATTCCTTTTGAAGATGCCAAACCTTACCTAGTTTTTAACCGCTTTTAA
- the gdhA gene encoding NADP-specific glutamate dehydrogenase, translating to MKHNIEAFLNQVKQRNSHEPEFLQAVEEVAETVIPYILEHDIYRGKNILTRMVEPERLISFRVSWVDDQGKIQVNRGYRVQMNSAIGPYKGGLRFHPTVNASILKFLAFEQVFKNSLTTLPMGGGKGGSDFDPKGKSDNEIMRFCHAFMSELFRHIGPNTDVPAGDIGVGGREIGFLFGMYKKIKNEFTGVLTGKGMSWGGSLIRPEATGYGTVYFAEKMLNTKGDDFKDKNVVVSGSGNVAQYAVEKSLQLGAKVLTMSDSSGYIYDADGIDSDKLAFVMELKNVKRGRIHEYVVKYPNAEFVEGKTPWGVSCEIALPCATQNELNEADANTLLNNGCICVSEGANMPSTKEAITAFHRAKILFAPGKASNAGGVATSGLEMTQNSLRFNWTREEVDNKLKEIMCNIHDSCIKYGKEEDGYIDYVKGANIAGFVKVADAMLAQGVV from the coding sequence ATGAAACACAATATTGAAGCATTTTTAAATCAAGTAAAACAGCGCAATAGCCACGAACCAGAATTTTTACAAGCGGTTGAAGAAGTAGCCGAAACTGTAATTCCCTATATTCTTGAACACGATATATATCGGGGCAAAAATATACTTACCAGAATGGTAGAGCCAGAGCGATTAATTTCGTTTAGGGTGTCTTGGGTTGATGACCAAGGTAAGATTCAGGTAAACCGAGGTTATCGTGTACAAATGAATTCTGCCATTGGCCCTTATAAAGGAGGCTTGCGTTTTCACCCAACTGTAAATGCCAGTATTTTAAAGTTTTTAGCTTTCGAGCAAGTGTTTAAAAACTCTTTAACAACCCTACCCATGGGCGGTGGAAAAGGAGGATCGGATTTTGATCCTAAAGGAAAGTCGGATAATGAAATTATGCGTTTTTGTCACGCTTTTATGAGCGAATTATTTAGGCATATTGGACCAAATACGGATGTTCCAGCTGGAGATATTGGTGTTGGCGGCAGGGAAATAGGCTTTCTATTTGGGATGTACAAAAAAATAAAAAACGAATTTACTGGTGTTTTAACCGGCAAAGGGATGTCTTGGGGAGGCTCTTTAATACGACCAGAAGCCACAGGTTATGGTACGGTGTATTTTGCCGAAAAAATGCTAAACACCAAAGGCGATGATTTTAAAGATAAAAATGTTGTGGTTTCAGGGTCTGGAAATGTAGCGCAGTATGCCGTTGAAAAATCTTTACAATTGGGTGCTAAGGTATTAACCATGTCTGATTCTTCGGGCTATATTTATGATGCAGATGGCATTGATTCCGATAAGCTCGCCTTTGTAATGGAATTGAAAAATGTAAAACGCGGCAGAATTCATGAATATGTTGTAAAATACCCCAATGCAGAGTTTGTAGAAGGAAAAACCCCATGGGGCGTAAGTTGCGAAATCGCATTGCCATGCGCTACCCAAAACGAACTTAACGAAGCGGATGCCAACACGCTTTTAAACAATGGTTGTATTTGTGTTAGCGAAGGTGCCAACATGCCATCAACTAAAGAGGCTATAACGGCCTTCCATAGAGCCAAAATATTATTTGCTCCAGGAAAGGCTTCAAATGCTGGGGGCGTGGCAACATCTGGTTTGGAAATGACACAAAACTCTTTGCGATTTAATTGGACAAGAGAAGAGGTAGATAATAAGTTAAAAGAAATTATGTGCAATATTCACGATTCCTGTATTAAATACGGGAAAGAGGAAGATGGCTATATAGATTATGTTAAGGGCGCTAACATTGCTGGATTTGTTAAAGTAGCCGATGCTATGTTGGCACAAGGTGTTGTTTAG
- a CDS encoding cystathionine gamma-synthase, which produces MKFNTKVIHGGQEHDPAYGAVMPPIYQTTTYAQTTPGGHKGYEYSRSHNPTRNALENAFASIENGNYGLAFGSGLAAIDAVIKLLKPGDEVVSTNDLYGGSFRLFTKIFQDFGIKFHFVGMENAANIESYINTNTKLIWVETPTNPMMTIIDIKAVSAIAKKHNILLAVDNTFATPYLQQPLDLGADIVMHSATKYLGGHSDVVMGALVVKDKDLADKLYFIQNASGAICGPQDSFLLLRGIKTLHVRMQRHCENGKAVAEFLADHPKVENVYWPGFENHPNHHIARTQMKDFGGMISFTTKGNNYDEAIKIVENLKVFTLAESLGGVESLSGHPASMTHASIPKEEREKTGVVDSLIRLSVGIEDIDDLIADLKQALG; this is translated from the coding sequence ATGAAATTTAATACAAAAGTAATACACGGTGGCCAAGAACACGACCCCGCTTACGGTGCTGTAATGCCGCCAATATATCAAACAACAACCTACGCCCAAACCACTCCTGGGGGGCATAAAGGTTACGAATACTCCAGATCGCACAACCCAACCAGAAATGCTTTGGAAAATGCTTTTGCAAGTATTGAAAACGGAAATTACGGACTTGCATTTGGGTCTGGTTTAGCAGCTATTGATGCTGTTATAAAGCTATTAAAACCCGGGGACGAAGTGGTTTCTACCAACGATTTGTACGGTGGTTCGTTTAGGTTGTTTACTAAAATATTCCAGGATTTTGGCATTAAATTCCATTTTGTAGGTATGGAAAATGCCGCGAATATCGAGTCGTATATTAATACGAATACAAAACTTATTTGGGTTGAAACACCAACCAACCCAATGATGACTATTATCGATATCAAAGCCGTATCTGCCATAGCCAAAAAACACAATATTTTATTGGCGGTAGACAACACCTTTGCCACACCTTATTTACAGCAGCCGTTAGATTTGGGAGCAGACATTGTAATGCATTCGGCAACCAAATACCTAGGCGGACATAGCGATGTGGTTATGGGAGCCTTGGTTGTAAAAGACAAAGATTTGGCGGATAAGCTGTATTTTATTCAAAATGCAAGTGGCGCTATTTGCGGACCACAAGACAGCTTTTTATTGTTAAGAGGTATAAAAACATTGCATGTAAGAATGCAACGCCATTGCGAAAACGGCAAAGCTGTAGCTGAATTTTTAGCAGATCATCCTAAAGTTGAAAACGTGTATTGGCCAGGGTTTGAGAATCACCCAAATCATCATATCGCCAGAACACAAATGAAAGATTTTGGCGGGATGATTTCGTTTACAACAAAAGGCAATAATTATGATGAAGCCATAAAAATAGTAGAGAATTTAAAGGTATTTACTTTAGCTGAGTCATTAGGAGGCGTCGAGTCACTTTCTGGACACCCAGCAAGTATGACGCATGCTAGCATACCAAAAGAAGAACGCGAAAAAACCGGTGTTGTAGATTCTTTAATACGATTAAGTGTAGGTATAGAAGATATAGATGATTTAATTGCAGATTTAAAACAAGCGTTGGGATAA
- a CDS encoding THC0290_0291 family protein yields MLNLKHLASAFCMFVISQTAFSQLGFSHEIGVIAGPVEFRSDFGSRDDIKTNFGNSGFGIGIIHYINFAYRADCDCYSADTYWNDHFKLRNEISWNKTTLNHHGKWVNPNKTSPDANRLRAHSGIAQNLDIGTQLEFFPKSIRDFQGFAYRFAPFASLGVHYTSFSPKASTTYGDTTDPNYRGVFDQANIYSQWFNNFNPAVDPYPINVNGGSTWSIVSSAGVRYKLDKLSDLMLDFRFQYYFSDWVDGLNHKLEYNKHNDWLLWFNIGYIYYLD; encoded by the coding sequence ATGCTTAACTTGAAACATTTAGCTTCAGCTTTTTGCATGTTTGTTATTTCTCAAACTGCATTTTCTCAATTAGGCTTCTCTCACGAAATAGGCGTTATTGCTGGTCCGGTAGAATTTAGATCGGATTTTGGTAGTCGTGATGATATAAAAACAAATTTTGGTAATTCAGGGTTTGGTATTGGCATCATTCATTATATCAATTTTGCGTATCGAGCCGATTGCGACTGCTATTCAGCCGATACATATTGGAATGATCATTTTAAATTAAGAAACGAAATTTCTTGGAATAAAACCACATTAAATCATCATGGAAAATGGGTAAACCCAAACAAAACATCACCAGATGCCAATAGGCTGAGAGCTCATTCGGGTATTGCGCAAAATTTAGATATTGGAACACAGCTTGAGTTTTTCCCTAAAAGCATTCGTGATTTTCAAGGATTTGCATACAGATTTGCACCTTTTGCCAGTTTAGGTGTTCATTACACATCTTTTAGTCCAAAAGCGAGTACAACTTATGGCGACACTACCGACCCCAATTATCGAGGGGTTTTCGATCAGGCAAACATCTATTCGCAATGGTTTAACAACTTTAACCCTGCTGTAGACCCGTATCCTATAAATGTTAACGGCGGAAGTACCTGGTCTATAGTGAGTAGTGCGGGAGTTCGTTACAAGTTGGATAAATTATCTGATTTAATGCTGGATTTTAGATTTCAATATTATTTTAGTGATTGGGTTGATGGGTTAAACCACAAACTAGAATACAACAAGCATAACGATTGGCTATTGTGGTTTAATATTGGTTATATTTATTATTTAGATTAA
- a CDS encoding arsenate reductase family protein, which produces MKKVYYLKTCSTCIRILKELNLPSDFVLQDIKTEPITVKQLEQMKALSGSYEALFSKRAKLYKEMDLKNQNLTERDYKHYILEHYTFLSRPVIIIDDAIFIGNSKKTVEAVKAKLH; this is translated from the coding sequence ATGAAAAAAGTATACTATTTAAAAACCTGCAGCACTTGTATTAGAATTTTAAAAGAGCTGAATTTACCATCAGATTTTGTTTTACAGGATATTAAAACCGAACCCATAACGGTTAAACAATTAGAGCAAATGAAAGCCCTTTCGGGAAGTTACGAAGCCCTTTTTAGTAAACGCGCCAAACTTTACAAGGAAATGGATTTAAAAAACCAAAACCTCACCGAACGCGATTACAAACACTATATATTGGAGCATTACACCTTTTTAAGCAGGCCCGTAATTATTATTGATGATGCTATTTTTATTGGTAATTCTAAAAAAACAGTTGAAGCGGTTAAGGCGAAGTTGCATTAA